Part of the Paenibacillus kyungheensis genome, GCCCTTCATTAATAATAATAAAGCGTCGTCTCAATTTTTTGTAATACAATCCCTTGGTTGATTTCCCAAGATCCATATAGCGAATATGTATGCCGAGCGCTTCAGCAATTTCAAAAGGGCAATTGGTTTTATATTTGCGGACCAGATGAGCTGCGTTCTCTTCCATCGTTACAAGCCACCTCCGAGCGCTTAGTCGAATAAGCGCGACTTCTTCTAGTCTGATAAGAAAGTGATTTTTACAAAGCAAAACTTCTTTCGTCCAAGCGCTTGGTAGTAAAAGCGCCTTTTTTCTATAGAATACGTATACATAAGATAAAGTGTTTATTTGGATGTAGAATCGTCAGAAGAAAGAGGTTTCCGTTTGTTCATTTGCTTGGCTTCCCAGAACAAACCGGTTAATACATCTTTGATCCGTTGCTTATCTTCATCATCCAGTGGCACTCCATCAAACATTAATTCACCATCTTCCTCTAACATTTTTTTAAAATCTCTTTTATCACGCGAACTAGCCCACTCGGGAATTTGTTCCGCTTCTTCAGGGCGCAAATATCCTGCTTGATCCATCATTTCGGAATAAGAAATAGCTAGCGCTTTGGCTAGTTTTTCGATCGTTTGTGGCTTAGGCACACCACGTCTACCATTTTCGATCCGTGAAATTTGTGAAGTGCTGATGCCGGCGATCTCTGCCAACTGATTAATACTCCAGTGTTTTTGCTCACGTATTTGCTTCAAATATAGACCAAATGAAAGATTATCCACCGACAATACACCCTTTCTATAGGTACACTTGCGAAATATTCAATGAAAGTAAGAACACTTATAATATACCCTAGTATTGCCATTAGGTAAACACACTCTTTTATTTCTTTGCCAAAAGGTATGGGTTTGTGAGCAAAAGCGAGATAATATATGTTTTTTGTACGAAAATCGCTTTATTTCCGATTTTACCAATATTCTCCGGTATGATATTGTAAAAACATAAAATACGAACAAAATACGAACAAGATCAATAAATTGGAATTTTTGATCAGTTTATAGAATGAGAGAAAGTCATTATTGTTTAAAATATTGCCAAAAGGTAATGGATGAAATAGCAAGAATATTGCCAGGTGGTTGTATTTTGTTAGCTCCGTTCTACTTTATAACTATACTAACCCTATTAAAGGAGTGTTGTCTCATGAATTTATTAACTGCTCTACCTGAATTAGATCGCCGCCAAACTCGTACTGCTGTCGAAGCGGTATTTGAAAAATATCGGATTTACAAAACAATCACATTTGAAATGCGTGAAACGTCGATGACTGCGTCTTATCAAGAACGGATGCATGGCCCTACAAATGTAACTAGCGATTCTACAGCAAATGCTGCGATCTATAATGTAGATACACCAGCCGCACGTCGTGCTTATTGTGAACGAGTAGAAGCGATTGTAGAGCGTTTGGGAGAACGCGAGCAATTGTTGCTTAAAGAGCGTTATCTCAAACACGATGATGTATTCGATTATAAAGTGTACAGTTATTTGTTCGATCCGCCGATCAGTAAAGACACGTATGTTAAAGTCAGAACCAAAGCTTTTTACAAAATGGCGTTAGCGCTTGCCGATACAGGAATGATCAAATTAGATGAATTGATGCCGAAAAAAAATCGTACCCGTCGCAGTACAGAAGTTCCTTATAGTTCATAATGATTATATGATAAAGCACAGATTCATATAATCATTATAAGGAAGATAGAGAGTCCAACGGTAAAGTGGAATAGAACTCATAGATTGTGTTACCTTTAGACAGATCTCAATAGAAATGAGGAAGAATCATGAGCCTAAAAGCAAAACCTGCATGGTGGATCAAAGTTGCTACAGCATCTGTGCTAGTATGTGCAGTCGATATTGTACTTTCTCGCAAAGTAGTCAGTCAATCGTGTTCCAACGCTGTAGATACATCGACAGGCAATCATCCAGTGAAATAAGTAATATTCAATCATATATAAGTCGTCCCAAACGTTTGCTTACAAGCAGACGTTTTTTTGTTTTTATTATGGAAGCTTTTCATAATAGATTTCAGTATTATATTCGAAATGGAGCGGAATAATGAGAATAACACAACGAATATGATTTGATTCACTAATAGGGCTAAATTGTTTTAACCTTCATTTATATAGAAGAAAAGAATTCAATCAGGCAGAAAAAGCGCTATAAAGCCTGTTATATCAACGAAAATCAAGCTTATCGAGAGGGGTTCCAATACCTCTTCTTTTTACCACCGTAAGTCATCTATTAACCGTCCTTTTTTCGTCCGATACACCGTCTCCATTAGGAGAAAAACGAGGTAAGATTGTATTATCGGAAATGAAGCAAAAGGAACACAATCAACCGAAAGCACATACGCTAATGTACAGACTGATCCTAGAGATTCAGTCTTTTTTTCATGCGGTGAGATGATTCCTTTGCTTATATTTCTGGATAAAGGAGGTGAACAATATTCCTAAGATGCGAGCTACGATCAAGTCCAAGCTGGCAGAGATTATTCCAGAATGGAAAGGTCAGGTGTACGACCTTCCGCCACTTGATTTGATTTTGCCAGGTTCTTGTGCAGTCGTTACTTTTGCAGAAGAAGTACAGAAGTCATCTTGGGCAGGTTATCGTCGGATTGTTAAAGTCTGGCCTTACGCCCGGGTGAGTAATGGCGGCTTTGAACAAGTAGAAGCTTGGACACAACAATTGATTGAAGCATTACATGATGTGCGTTTGGAAGATAAAGATGGGCATGCATTTACATGTATCTATCTTGGTGCTTCGGACAGTGACCGAATCGATACACTCAGTGGATTAGCTACACGAGCGATACGATTCGGTATCTATGTTCCTGAACCAGTAGATACAACCATTAGCAATAATGCGCTTCTGACTTCCAGCGTTGCTGATGCCAGTCCGTCTGCAACACTTGAATCTGGACAACCTGATTCATGGCTCACTGCCTTACACGATTGGACACAAGAACAACTAGGCAATGAGTGGACAATCTATAAGGAAGCGTGGCCTGCTGGTTATGTTGCTCCTGCTGTGCTCTGGCGATTGACTGCAAGTAACTTTGCGGCGGCAGGAACTTCTGCTTTTGATGTGCGGAAGCAATGGATAGGGCATGTCTATGGGCGAAATGCACAAGAAAAACAGCGAATAGCGACCGGGTTGGTAGAACGTCTGAGTTCACAGACACGAATCCCACTCGATCTGGCTGATCGACGTTATTTAACGGTAAGTGAAGCATCTGTAGATTTACAAGCAGATGCTTTTTTGAATGGACAGATTCGTTTAACGTTGTTGCGTCGTGTCCAGCGAGAATTACCTAATGCACCGTTAATTCGCGAAGTGACCAACAAACCTGTTTTAGATTACTAAATGTATGCTGAAGCGAATAAGTGCAAGCTTACTCATTTCATAGTCATGCTAAGAAAATGAGGTGTTCTGATGGCAAATGTCAGCAAAAAGAGTGTAACTGCTAAAACAAGCAGCACTCCAGTACATGAAGATACGGAGCAGTCCTCTTCCAAAGCAAGTCAGCCTCAATATACGCTGACTGAACTTCTGCAACATGCAGATGAGCTTTTTGGAGTAAAGGCTGAAGTATTGCATGGTGTGTTTTACGATGATTCCGAAAAATTATTTTCAGTAGAAGAAGCTACACAAAAAATCCAACAATTTATGAAAGAGAAGGTGAAGTAAAATGGCAAGTGGCACATGGGAAAGCACGAACAAACCGGTACTTCCGGGTTTATATATGAATTTTGAGGCAGCAGCTGCTTCAGCAATTCAAGCAGGTAATCGTGGTACAGTGGTTGTTTTGGTCAAAGGAAACTGGGGACCTGTAGGAGAGTTTGTGGAAATTGGTAGTGAAACAGCGATCTCACAACATTTTTCTGGAGACAGCGAAAATGGAGCAACAGCTTATAATTCACTTTATTTGGCATTGCTAGGTGGCCCTAAAAAATTGTTGGCTTACCGTTTGGCAGATGATACAGCTAAATCTTCTAGTCTAGTATTGAAAGCAGCAGGTGCTACAGAAGGCACAGCAGGCGCTAATGTGCTTCAATTGGATACAAAATATACCGGTACACGTGGTAATGGCTTTACTGTAACGGTTCAGCCGAACTTAACAGACAGTACTCAACAAGAAATTCGTCTATATGAAGGAACCAAATTGGTACGCACATTTGTAGCCAAAGATGGAAAAGCATCTTCTTTTGCCAAAGCGATCAACGAAGATACAGATAATCTATGGATTACAGCAAAAGCTTTAGTAGATGGTGGCATTCCAGCTAACGTAGCGAACGCTGCATTTGCAGGGGGCGCAAGTGGTAACGCTGGTCTAGCTAATGCTGACTATATTGAAGCACAAGCAGCACTTGAAAGTGAAGAATTCGATGTGTTGGCATTAGACTTTGCTGCTGACCCTGCTTTACTGAAAAGCTTTGCCGCTTGGATCAAACGTGTACGTAGTGAGGGTAAACATACGGTTGCAGTAGTCGGTGGTACAGCAGCAGATGATCTATCTTCCAAAGCAGCTACGATTGCAGCAACACGTTCTCTTTCATTGAACTACGAAGGTATTATCAATGTAGGTACAGGTGTGCGCATTGGGACAACAGATTATACTTCTGCACAAACAAGTGCTTATGTAGCAGGTCTCATTGCAGGTCAACGTTTAAACGAATCGACAACGTACCATATTACGCCTTTCGATGATGTGACTCGTCGTTGGACACGTTCTGAGCAAGAACAAGCTGTAAAAAATGGTGTGTTTATTTTCTTCCATGATGGTCGTCAAGTGAAAGCTCTTCGCGGGGTGAATAGTCTTGTGATTCCGGCTGCTGGACAAAATAATGCTTGGAAAAAAATCCGTTCGATTCGTGTTATGGATGCGATCAATGGTGACTTGCAACGTGCGGCAGAAGATTCTTATATCGGTAAAGTGAATAACACTGAAGAAGGTCGCCTTGCTCTTATTGGTGCCATGAAAGAATATCTGAATCTTTTGGCGCAAAGTAGTGTTATTGAAGCATCTGGCTTCGATGTAATCTTAGATCCTGCTTATTATGGCGCAGCTCCAATCTTACGTCCAGAAGCAGATCAAGTATTCTTGCAATGGAATGTGAAATTGACAGATGTTATGGAGCAATTGTTTGGCACATTTTACGTGCAATAAATAGTAGTCGTCAGCGCTATATCTATTCATTTAGGTATAGCTTATTCCCTTTACAAACAAAACTAAGAACCGAAAATCGAAGGAGGAAATATATATGTTAGACGCTTCAAGAGTTATTCTGGGTACACACGGACAATTGCACATCGATGGGGTATGGCAAACGCATATCAACAAACTGGAAGCAAGCGTAGAAATTGAAAAACGTGAGCTGAATCTGGTGGGTAACGAATGGAAAGTACACAAAAATGGTTCCAAAAAAGGTACAGGTACAATGACAGGTTATAAAGTGACTTCGGATATGTTGGTACGTGGTTTCCAAAAATTCGATATTATCTCCAAACTAGACGATCCTGAATCGTATGGTCATGAGCGTGTTCGCTTGATCCGTTGCATGCCAGACAAAATTCAACTGGCAAACTGGACAGCTGGTGAAGAAGTTCCAGAAGAAACGGCGTTTACGTTTGAAGGATATGAGTTGCTAGATCCGATTGTAGCGAACTAATTCAACTATTCATAAACTACTCAATAACTTTACAGTGTATGAGTAAATTAGTATGCGAATAGGTAAGGGTAAAAAGGCTACTTTTTACTATTACTGTTTTGGATATTTATAAGCTTTCATATCTTATTCCACTATAGGCTAAGCGGCAAGAGAAGAACTTATTAGCTATTTCTTCTTTTGTCGCTACTTGGCGTGGACTGAATATGAAATCATTTTTCTGTTTGTAGCAAAACACTATTATTGACGATCCTGAGGAGGACATAATCATGAGTTTGAACGAAAATTTATCAGAAGAACAAATCTTGGATAGCCTATTTGAAGCAGCAGACAAATTGCCAGAAGAAACAGTAGGGATTCAACGTCTGGATTTGCAAATGACGTTGCGTGGACTCACTTCGAGTAAAGTAGACAGTATTCGTGAACG contains:
- a CDS encoding helix-turn-helix domain-containing protein — its product is MDNLSFGLYLKQIREQKHWSINQLAEIAGISTSQISRIENGRRGVPKPQTIEKLAKALAISYSEMMDQAGYLRPEEAEQIPEWASSRDKRDFKKMLEEDGELMFDGVPLDDEDKQRIKDVLTGLFWEAKQMNKRKPLSSDDSTSK
- a CDS encoding ArpU family phage packaging/lysis transcriptional regulator; protein product: MNLLTALPELDRRQTRTAVEAVFEKYRIYKTITFEMRETSMTASYQERMHGPTNVTSDSTANAAIYNVDTPAARRAYCERVEAIVERLGEREQLLLKERYLKHDDVFDYKVYSYLFDPPISKDTYVKVRTKAFYKMALALADTGMIKLDELMPKKNRTRRSTEVPYSS
- a CDS encoding phage tail sheath family protein, which encodes MASGTWESTNKPVLPGLYMNFEAAAASAIQAGNRGTVVVLVKGNWGPVGEFVEIGSETAISQHFSGDSENGATAYNSLYLALLGGPKKLLAYRLADDTAKSSSLVLKAAGATEGTAGANVLQLDTKYTGTRGNGFTVTVQPNLTDSTQQEIRLYEGTKLVRTFVAKDGKASSFAKAINEDTDNLWITAKALVDGGIPANVANAAFAGGASGNAGLANADYIEAQAALESEEFDVLALDFAADPALLKSFAAWIKRVRSEGKHTVAVVGGTAADDLSSKAATIAATRSLSLNYEGIINVGTGVRIGTTDYTSAQTSAYVAGLIAGQRLNESTTYHITPFDDVTRRWTRSEQEQAVKNGVFIFFHDGRQVKALRGVNSLVIPAAGQNNAWKKIRSIRVMDAINGDLQRAAEDSYIGKVNNTEEGRLALIGAMKEYLNLLAQSSVIEASGFDVILDPAYYGAAPILRPEADQVFLQWNVKLTDVMEQLFGTFYVQ
- a CDS encoding phage tail tube protein; translated protein: MLDASRVILGTHGQLHIDGVWQTHINKLEASVEIEKRELNLVGNEWKVHKNGSKKGTGTMTGYKVTSDMLVRGFQKFDIISKLDDPESYGHERVRLIRCMPDKIQLANWTAGEEVPEETAFTFEGYELLDPIVAN